DNA from Geobacter sulfurreducens PCA:
GTCGGTGAGGCTGAGACTGTCGAATGAATAGGCCTGGCCCGTGTTCAGGAGCCGGATGACCACGTCCTCGAGTCCACCGGCCGTTGGCATGGTGGCGATCCGCAGTTCCAGGTCCAGGGGGCCGAATTTCTTGAAATTGATCTTGCCGTCCTGGGGCTTGCGCTTCTCGGCGATGTCCAGCTCGGCCATGATCTTGAGGCGCGAGGGGATGGCGTACTTGTACTTGAACGGGATGCGCTGGTACACCTTGCAGCTGCCGTCGACCCGCATCCTGACGATCACGTCGTTCTTGCCGGGATAGGGCTCGATATGGATATCCGAGGCGCGGTTCTGGTGGGCGTCGAAGATGATCTTGTTGACGAGCTTGACGATGACACTGTCGCGCTCGGTGATCGTGCGCACCTCGTCATCGATGTCCGGCTCATCCTCCCCGGCGCCGGAGCTCAGGATGTCGACGATGCTTCCCGGCGCGATCTCCAGGTCGGCCTCATCGAGGGTAAGGGCGTGGGCGGCGCTGGCGGCGGTCTTGTAGAGGCGCTGCTGGGCCTGGATGATCTCGCTCTCCATGGCAATGACCGGGATGATCCGCGACTTGATGCTCTGCTCAAGCTCCTTCAGCTCATGAAGCTTGATGGGATAGGCCATGGCCAGAGTGATGGTGTTGCCGATGCGGGAGATGGGGACGATCCGCTGGCGCTGGGCATAGTTGGGGTTGATGCAGCGGGCGAGGTCCGGCTCGATCTCCAGGGTGTTGATGTGAACAAAGGAGAGGTCGTACTGGGTGGCAATGGTCTTGGCCAGAGGCTCCTCTTCGACGAGACGCAGCTTGCGGAGGGCACGCTCCAGCGTGGAGCCGTCCCGCTTGGCGGCGACCCGGGCCTGGTTCAGGCGCTCCTCGTCGACCAGGCGCTCCCTGATGAGGATATCGCCCAGCTTCTGGCGCTTGCCGGTCTGCTCCAGGATATAGGACAGCTCACTCTCGCTCAGGAACCCGAGCTTGCAGAGCAGTTGCCCCACGGGTTGGTCGGGGAAGACCTTCTGCAGTTCCAGGGCCTCGCGGAGCTGATCCTCGGAGATCAGCCGGTGCTCGATAAGTATCTCGCCAACCTTTTTCTGGGACATGGGGGCAAAGAACCTCGGGATCGGCCGCCGTTCAGTAGGAAACGATCGAGTAGCCGTTGAAATCGAGCAGATCGCGGAACAGGGGGTTCAATGCCGCATTGGTAAAAAAGCCCCCGGTCGCACTCCCGGAGCGGGGCACCCGGAAGCCCGACATCTGGATGCCGTAGGGGGCCTCCCGGTAGGGAACCAGATCGTAGCGGGCAAAGGACCCCGGCATCCGCAGGCGACCGAAGATTTTTTCCGCCACCATGCGGAAATCGTCATGGTCGCCGAGCATGATCACCCGGTAGCCCCTGGTCTCCAGCAAGCGGGTGAGGGTGTAGCTCACCGGGTCTCCGTCGAAGTGGCTCACCACGAACCGGTCGCCACCGTTCTCGAAATAACGGTCGGCCCGGACGAACAGCGTAACACCGCCGTCGCCGGACCCGAAGAGCTCCACGCTACGGTCTACGTCGTAACGGAGATTGAGCGCCCTGAGGAGCGAGTCGGCAATGTCGCGCGGCTCACTGGCCGTGATCTGGTACAGAGTCTGGCTCGCGGGAGGAGCAGATTCGCCCCGGCCCAGGAACGGCTCCACCATCTGAAACCCTTCGCGCTTCAGGAAACCGGTCAGAGCGGGGGGCACCCCGCGCCGGTACTCGTCCACGTTCAGGAGGATCACGTCGTTGTGCAGCAGACTGTCAGGGCTTTTCTCCACCTTGAAGTCGGCTGTGACGGTCAGCTTGGGATCGGCGCCGAACTCCAGGGAGACGTTCTCCTCCACCGAGTAGAACCCGGCCCCCTCCAGCAGCGAGGCCAGGAAGCGCCTGCGGTTGCGGGGATTCTCCGACACGATCCTGACCGAAGGTTCCTTCTCCTCGATGAGTGCCCGCACTAGGGGCGGGATCTTGCCGTCGGCGTCAACCAGGATGCGGCCGCCGTCGGCGGCAGGAAACGTGGGGAAATTCTCCGGATCGAGAGAAAGGGAGAAATTCCGGTCCTCGATCCTGATGGGACGCGCATCCCTCACCTCGGCGGCAACGAGTCCGTCCCACAGGCGGCGGGCCGCGTCGAGATCGTGGGTCGCGCGCGCGCCGGCATAACTGGTCATCCGGAGCAGATGGCCCGTATCCTTTGCCGCGGGCACGCTGGCGACGGAGGCAACGGCTGCCTCCCGGGCAACGGGACGGCTGTGGCCCCGCACGTCGCTGCCGGCGGCAGTGCCCAGGGGGATGCGAATGGTCTGGCCCACCCGCAGCCGGCGGATGTCGGTGATGCCGTTGATCCGGCGAACCTCGGGGATGAGCGTCTCGGCCTCCCGGTTGGAAAACCCGTATTCCTTCATGAGGATCTTGAAAATGTGGTCGCCCGGACGGACCGTGTAGTCGGTGACTCCTGCCGAAGCCCGTTCGCTTTTACGGGCCGGGCGCCCTTCGCTGCGGGGGGCCGCGGGAGCCTCGCCCCCCTGGGAAAGCAGGCTGGGCGTAAGTTCGAACCGGCGGTCAAGGGCATGCGCTCCCCCGGACACGCCGAGAAGTGCCACGGCTGCGAACGCTATGCCGACCCACAATCTGGGTGCCAATGATGACATTCCTTCTCCCGTCAATGCGTGAATATCCCGCGTCACGAAACCGTCGTGCTTCGTCCGCGGGTTGGTGCCGGGCATCAGGAGAGCGAGAGGACGATGCCCCGGATCGTGCCGCCCTTGCCCCGATACACGACAATCTCGCCATTACCGGCGGTCCTGGCGCTCTCGACCAGGTAGCCGTCCTTTTTCCGGCGCGCCGGGTCGGTGCGGTCCTCGCTGCCCGTCAGCTCACGCAGGACCATGGCCACATAGGACTCGGCAATGCCCCCCTTCCCTGCCGCGATGACCTGGACGGCCTTTACCGCGCCCGATTCCCGGTAAACCCTGAATTCCATCCCCTTGCCCCGGTAGCGCTCCCAGCCGGGATTGGCGCGGGAAAAGGCCTCATCGCGCTCCTTGGTGGGGATGAACGTGGGAAGGTGCGTCGCGGACGCGGGGTGCGCCGGGTCCGGCTCGGCAGTCGGTGCAGGAGCGCCGGCCGGAGGCGCGGAGGGGGTCGCGGCCGACGGAGCGGAGGGCGCAACGGCGGCCGCAGGCTGGGACGGTTTCCCCGGATGAAGCAGGAAATAGGCGGCAGCCGACGACGCCATCACCAGCAGAACCGCGAGTAGGGGCATCCGGAGGGATTTCCGGCCAGCCCTG
Protein-coding regions in this window:
- a CDS encoding GspE/PulE family protein, producing the protein MSQKKVGEILIEHRLISEDQLREALELQKVFPDQPVGQLLCKLGFLSESELSYILEQTGKRQKLGDILIRERLVDEERLNQARVAAKRDGSTLERALRKLRLVEEEPLAKTIATQYDLSFVHINTLEIEPDLARCINPNYAQRQRIVPISRIGNTITLAMAYPIKLHELKELEQSIKSRIIPVIAMESEIIQAQQRLYKTAASAAHALTLDEADLEIAPGSIVDILSSGAGEDEPDIDDEVRTITERDSVIVKLVNKIIFDAHQNRASDIHIEPYPGKNDVIVRMRVDGSCKVYQRIPFKYKYAIPSRLKIMAELDIAEKRKPQDGKINFKKFGPLDLELRIATMPTAGGLEDVVIRLLNTGQAYSFDSLSLTDRNMRIFGESITKPYGLVLVVGPTGSGKTTTLHAAIARINRPEVKIWTAEDPVEITQKGLRQVQVNQRIGLTFAAALRSFLRLDPDVIMVGEMRDEETASIAVEASLTGHLVLSTLHTNSAPETVTRLLEMGLDPFSFSDSLLCVVAQRLARRLCEDCRELYRPDRKELSEIIEEYGEEQFAATGLLGNEVVLARPVGCTTCNQSGYRGRLGIHEVLEGTDTMKSLVKKKSDTEIIRRQAMADGMTTLRQDGILKVFQGLTDIHEVRKVCLK
- a CDS encoding LysM peptidoglycan-binding domain-containing protein yields the protein MSSLAPRLWVGIAFAAVALLGVSGGAHALDRRFELTPSLLSQGGEAPAAPRSEGRPARKSERASAGVTDYTVRPGDHIFKILMKEYGFSNREAETLIPEVRRINGITDIRRLRVGQTIRIPLGTAAGSDVRGHSRPVAREAAVASVASVPAAKDTGHLLRMTSYAGARATHDLDAARRLWDGLVAAEVRDARPIRIEDRNFSLSLDPENFPTFPAADGGRILVDADGKIPPLVRALIEEKEPSVRIVSENPRNRRRFLASLLEGAGFYSVEENVSLEFGADPKLTVTADFKVEKSPDSLLHNDVILLNVDEYRRGVPPALTGFLKREGFQMVEPFLGRGESAPPASQTLYQITASEPRDIADSLLRALNLRYDVDRSVELFGSGDGGVTLFVRADRYFENGGDRFVVSHFDGDPVSYTLTRLLETRGYRVIMLGDHDDFRMVAEKIFGRLRMPGSFARYDLVPYREAPYGIQMSGFRVPRSGSATGGFFTNAALNPLFRDLLDFNGYSIVSY